The following coding sequences are from one Rathayibacter sp. VKM Ac-2760 window:
- a CDS encoding AraC family transcriptional regulator — protein MDTAPSARYRTPDTSTGLGLYVFGAGRRAGVSSPVRQRVLSESAVVLIEEGRGEFRAGDETSAVEAGDALWVPAGVEHSYRSAASGWTEHWVLLAGTALEHLVAEGLLPRGAGVLHVRGGDASRLFAAVLEALEDTGAASVARSSARALLLLLRLSESRERSRFDRRIERIALSGAGVEDAARELGLSLRGLRARTEERTGVSPIELFLRIRVDEAKALLSEGDLPVSAVARAVGYEDPGYFTRVFRARVGVTPSEFRRRHRR, from the coding sequence TTGGACACGGCACCGAGCGCTCGCTACCGGACCCCCGACACGTCGACGGGGCTCGGGCTGTACGTCTTCGGGGCAGGGCGGCGCGCGGGGGTCTCCTCCCCCGTCCGGCAGCGGGTGCTGTCGGAGAGCGCGGTGGTCCTGATCGAGGAGGGCCGGGGCGAGTTCCGGGCGGGAGACGAGACGAGCGCCGTCGAGGCGGGCGACGCGCTGTGGGTGCCGGCGGGAGTCGAGCACTCCTACCGGTCGGCGGCGAGCGGCTGGACGGAGCACTGGGTGCTGCTCGCCGGCACCGCGCTAGAGCATCTCGTGGCCGAGGGCCTGCTGCCGCGCGGCGCCGGAGTGCTGCACGTGCGCGGGGGCGACGCCTCGCGCCTGTTCGCCGCGGTCCTGGAGGCGCTCGAGGACACCGGTGCCGCCTCCGTCGCGCGGAGCAGCGCCCGGGCCCTGCTGCTCCTGCTGCGGCTGTCGGAGTCGCGGGAGCGGAGCCGCTTCGACCGCCGGATCGAGCGGATCGCGCTCTCCGGTGCGGGCGTCGAAGACGCGGCGCGAGAGCTCGGGCTCTCGCTGCGCGGGCTGCGCGCCCGGACGGAGGAGCGCACCGGCGTCTCGCCGATCGAGCTGTTCCTGCGGATCCGCGTCGACGAGGCGAAGGCGCTGCTCTCGGAGGGTGACCTGCCGGTGTCGGCCGTCGCCCGGGCGGTCGGCTACGAGGACCCGGGGTACTTCACCCGCGTGTTCCGGGCGCGCGTGGGGGTCACGCCGAGCGAGTTCCGGCGGCGGCACCGGCGCTGA
- a CDS encoding phytanoyl-CoA dioxygenase family protein produces the protein MPTSNGYALSTTPERWGPLDEVPQEELADRDALWRRLRRDGYLLVRGLLDRETVLDFRRHYCASLAPSGLFAGEDAVDAGVDDGADIDAARFREILFSSLVPSPEYAAFCRQPAILAMMRTLLDDEIHLHRRKILRQVRPGQKGIGTATQAHYDLVYLREGTRNLLSLWIPIGDTPIENGPLVYLEGSHLRVEELERTGLLGRPRSLTADLPALADEYDARWLAADMRAGDVLIHSPFIVHASLDNVAPDRRLRLSTDIRYQRAGDPIDWRWQHDWFDGDGL, from the coding sequence ATGCCGACGTCCAACGGCTACGCACTGAGCACGACGCCGGAGCGCTGGGGCCCGCTCGACGAGGTCCCGCAGGAGGAGCTCGCCGACCGGGACGCGCTCTGGCGCCGCCTCCGCCGCGACGGCTACCTGCTGGTCCGGGGGCTGCTCGACCGCGAGACGGTGCTCGACTTCCGCCGCCACTACTGCGCGTCCCTCGCGCCGTCCGGGCTGTTCGCCGGCGAGGACGCGGTGGACGCGGGCGTCGATGACGGCGCGGACATCGATGCCGCCCGCTTCCGGGAGATCCTCTTCTCCTCCCTCGTGCCGAGCCCGGAGTACGCCGCGTTCTGCCGCCAGCCGGCGATCCTCGCGATGATGCGGACGCTGCTCGACGACGAGATCCACCTGCACCGGCGGAAGATCCTCCGCCAGGTGCGCCCCGGCCAGAAGGGCATCGGCACGGCGACGCAGGCGCACTACGACCTCGTCTACCTGCGCGAGGGCACCCGGAACCTGCTCTCGCTGTGGATCCCGATCGGGGACACGCCGATCGAGAACGGGCCCCTCGTCTACCTGGAGGGCTCGCACCTCCGCGTCGAGGAGCTCGAGCGCACCGGCCTCCTCGGCCGCCCGCGCTCGCTGACGGCCGACCTCCCGGCCCTCGCCGACGAGTACGACGCCCGCTGGCTCGCCGCCGACATGCGGGCCGGCGACGTCCTGATCCACTCCCCGTTCATCGTCCACGCCTCGCTCGACAACGTCGCCCCCGACCGCCGCCTCCGCCTCTCCACCGACATCCGCTACCAGCGCGCCGGCGACCCGATCGACTGGCGCTGGCAGCACGACTGGTTCGACGGCGACGGCCTCTGA
- the araA gene encoding L-arabinose isomerase, whose product MTRSIIPNLATRTVWFLTGSQDLYGEDTLRQVAEQSQAVVAQLNESSDIPVTIEWKPVLKSSDAIRRTMIDANSEDSVVGVITWMHTFSPSKMWIHGFDALAKPLLHFHTQANVALPWQDIDFDFMNLNQAAHGDREHGYILSRMSVPRKTVVGHASDARVTESIGIWSRAAAGWSASQGMKVARFGDNMRNVAVTEGDKTEAEIRLGVSVNTWGVNELVERVDAATDADIDALVAEYVESYDVVPELLPGGERHESLRYGAAIEIGLRSFLEEGGFEAFTDSFEDLGGLRQLPGLAVQRLMADGYGFGGEGDWKTAVLIRIAAVMGAGLPGGTSLMEDYTYDMTPGEELILGAHMLEVSPSLSSQRATLEIHPLGIGGREDPVRLVFTADAGDAVVVALSDVRERFRLVANKVTTVVPPQSLPHLPVGRAVWQPAPDFGTSASAWITAGAAHHTVMTTQIGLEAWEDFARIAGVELLVIDESTTLRGFEADIRSNAAYYRLAQGL is encoded by the coding sequence ATGACCCGCAGCATCATTCCGAACCTCGCGACCCGCACCGTCTGGTTCCTCACCGGCAGCCAGGACCTCTACGGCGAGGACACCCTCCGCCAGGTCGCCGAGCAGTCGCAGGCCGTCGTCGCGCAGCTGAACGAGTCCAGCGACATCCCCGTCACCATCGAGTGGAAGCCGGTGCTGAAGAGCTCCGACGCGATCCGCCGCACGATGATCGACGCGAACTCCGAGGACTCCGTCGTGGGCGTCATCACCTGGATGCACACCTTCAGCCCCTCGAAGATGTGGATCCACGGCTTCGACGCGCTGGCCAAGCCGCTGCTGCACTTCCACACCCAGGCGAACGTGGCCCTGCCGTGGCAGGACATCGACTTCGACTTCATGAACCTCAACCAGGCCGCGCACGGCGACCGCGAGCACGGCTACATCCTCAGCCGGATGAGCGTGCCGCGGAAGACGGTCGTCGGTCACGCCAGCGACGCCCGCGTCACCGAGTCGATCGGCATCTGGTCGCGCGCCGCGGCCGGCTGGTCGGCCTCGCAGGGCATGAAGGTCGCCCGCTTCGGCGACAACATGCGCAACGTCGCCGTCACCGAGGGCGACAAGACCGAGGCCGAGATCCGCCTCGGCGTGAGCGTCAACACCTGGGGCGTCAACGAGCTCGTCGAGCGCGTGGACGCCGCGACGGACGCCGACATCGACGCGCTGGTCGCGGAGTACGTGGAGAGCTACGACGTGGTGCCCGAGCTGCTCCCCGGCGGCGAGCGCCACGAGTCGCTCCGCTACGGCGCGGCGATCGAGATCGGCCTGCGCTCCTTCCTGGAGGAGGGCGGCTTCGAGGCGTTCACCGACAGCTTCGAGGACCTCGGCGGACTGCGCCAGCTGCCCGGCCTCGCCGTGCAGCGCCTGATGGCCGACGGCTACGGCTTCGGCGGCGAGGGCGACTGGAAGACCGCCGTCCTCATCCGCATCGCCGCGGTGATGGGCGCCGGCCTGCCTGGCGGCACCAGCCTGATGGAGGACTACACCTACGACATGACGCCCGGCGAGGAGCTCATCCTCGGCGCGCACATGCTCGAGGTGTCCCCGTCGCTGTCGTCGCAGCGCGCCACGCTCGAGATCCACCCGCTGGGCATCGGCGGCCGCGAGGACCCGGTGCGCCTGGTCTTCACCGCCGACGCCGGTGACGCGGTCGTCGTCGCGCTGAGCGACGTGCGCGAGCGCTTCCGCCTGGTCGCGAACAAGGTCACCACCGTGGTCCCGCCGCAGTCGCTGCCGCACCTGCCGGTCGGCCGCGCCGTCTGGCAGCCGGCCCCGGACTTCGGCACCAGCGCCTCCGCCTGGATCACCGCCGGCGCCGCGCACCACACCGTGATGACCACGCAGATCGGCCTGGAGGCGTGGGAGGACTTCGCCCGCATCGCCGGCGTCGAGCTCCTCGTCATCGACGAGTCGACCACCCTGCGCGGCTTCGAGGCCGACATCCGCTCGAACGCGGCGTACTACCGCCTGGCGCAGGGGCTGTAG
- a CDS encoding L-ribulose-5-phosphate 4-epimerase — protein MTDSKTAAPAGTAPAGFGPEVEAAIARVREDVARLHAELVRYGLVIWTGGNISGRVPGADLFVIKPSGVSYDDLAPENMILCDLDGAVVPGSLGSERSPSSDTAAHAYVYREMPEVGGQVHTHSTYATAWAARAEAIPCVITAMADEFGGEIPLGPFAIIGDDSIGRGVVSTLTGHRSRAVLMQNHGVFTIGKDAKDAVKAAVMTEDVARTVHIARQGGELVPIPQESIDALFDRYQNVYGQNPTGALA, from the coding sequence ATGACCGACAGCAAGACCGCTGCGCCCGCCGGCACTGCGCCCGCCGGATTCGGCCCCGAGGTCGAGGCGGCGATCGCCCGCGTCCGCGAGGACGTCGCCCGCCTGCACGCCGAGCTCGTCCGCTACGGCCTGGTCATCTGGACCGGCGGCAACATCTCCGGCCGCGTACCCGGCGCCGACCTCTTCGTGATCAAGCCGAGCGGCGTCTCCTACGACGACCTCGCGCCCGAGAACATGATCCTCTGCGACCTCGACGGCGCCGTCGTCCCGGGCAGCCTCGGCAGCGAGCGCAGCCCCTCCAGCGACACCGCCGCGCACGCCTACGTCTACCGCGAGATGCCCGAGGTCGGCGGCCAGGTGCACACGCACTCCACCTACGCCACCGCCTGGGCCGCCCGCGCCGAGGCGATCCCGTGCGTGATCACGGCGATGGCGGACGAGTTCGGCGGCGAGATCCCGCTCGGCCCGTTCGCGATCATCGGCGACGACTCGATCGGCCGCGGCGTCGTCTCGACGCTCACCGGCCACCGCTCGCGCGCCGTCCTGATGCAGAACCACGGCGTCTTCACCATCGGCAAGGACGCGAAGGACGCCGTCAAGGCCGCGGTGATGACCGAGGACGTCGCCCGCACCGTGCACATCGCGCGCCAGGGCGGCGAGCTCGTCCCCATCCCGCAGGAGTCGATCGACGCCCTGTTCGACCGCTACCAGAACGTCTACGGACAGAACCCCACCGGAGCACTCGCATGA
- a CDS encoding FGGY-family carbohydrate kinase, whose product MDQRRPPAEAITSGATALGIELGSTRIKACLVDAADPSVVLAVGSHEWENQLVDRRWTYSLDAVHEGLQAAYADLVADAEKRHGARLTTVGALGVSAMMHGYLAFDAAGELLVPFRTWRNTSTGPASAELTELFGANIPLRWSLAHLHQAVLDSEPHVERIDFLTTLAGYVHWRLTGEKVLGVGDASGMVPTDPATRDYDETMLERYDARVAGTLPPLRELLPAVLPAGAAAGELTAEGALLLDPTGALQAGAPFCPPEGDAGTGMVATNSVAPRTGNVSAGTSIFAMVVLERPLESVHHELDLVATPAGDLVAMVHCNNGASELAGWVGLFSRFAAASGGPSDSDAVYGTLFAEALAGEADAGGLLAYNHLAGEPIAGLVEGRPLVVRTPDSRLTLGNFMRAQLYGVFGTLALGMRVLAGEGVVIDEMFAHGGMFRTAGVAQRFLAGALDAPVSVAATASEGGPWGMAVLAAFRLQEGTTLDSYLTEQVFGDAGFETVAPDSADVAGFTAYLERYRAGLAVEQTAVDTLTTQGDTA is encoded by the coding sequence ATGGACCAGCGACGGCCCCCCGCCGAGGCGATCACGAGCGGCGCGACCGCCCTCGGGATCGAGCTCGGCTCCACCCGCATCAAGGCCTGCCTCGTCGACGCGGCCGACCCGTCCGTGGTCCTCGCCGTCGGCAGCCACGAGTGGGAGAACCAGCTCGTCGACCGCCGCTGGACCTACTCCCTCGACGCCGTGCACGAGGGGCTCCAGGCCGCCTACGCCGACCTCGTCGCCGACGCCGAGAAGCGCCACGGCGCGCGCCTCACCACGGTCGGCGCGCTCGGCGTCTCCGCGATGATGCACGGCTACCTCGCCTTCGACGCGGCCGGCGAGCTCCTCGTCCCGTTCCGCACCTGGCGCAACACCAGCACCGGCCCCGCGTCGGCCGAGCTGACCGAGCTGTTCGGCGCGAACATCCCGCTGCGCTGGTCGCTCGCGCACCTGCACCAGGCGGTCCTCGACTCCGAGCCGCACGTCGAGCGGATCGACTTCCTCACCACCCTCGCGGGCTACGTGCACTGGCGCCTCACCGGCGAGAAGGTCCTCGGAGTCGGCGACGCCTCCGGCATGGTCCCCACCGACCCGGCGACCCGCGACTACGACGAGACCATGCTCGAGCGCTACGACGCCCGCGTCGCCGGCACCCTGCCGCCGCTCCGCGAGCTGCTGCCCGCCGTGCTCCCCGCGGGCGCCGCCGCCGGCGAGCTCACCGCCGAGGGCGCGCTCCTGCTCGACCCCACCGGCGCGCTCCAGGCCGGCGCTCCGTTCTGCCCGCCCGAGGGCGACGCCGGCACCGGCATGGTCGCCACCAACTCCGTCGCCCCGCGCACCGGCAACGTCAGCGCCGGCACCAGCATCTTCGCGATGGTCGTCCTGGAGCGCCCGCTCGAGAGCGTGCACCACGAGCTCGACCTGGTCGCGACTCCGGCCGGCGATCTCGTCGCGATGGTGCACTGCAACAACGGCGCGAGCGAGCTCGCCGGCTGGGTCGGCCTGTTCTCGCGGTTCGCCGCGGCCTCGGGTGGACCCTCCGACAGCGACGCCGTCTACGGCACCCTCTTCGCGGAGGCGCTCGCCGGCGAGGCCGATGCGGGCGGGCTGCTCGCCTACAACCACCTCGCGGGCGAGCCGATCGCCGGGCTCGTCGAGGGCCGGCCGCTCGTGGTCCGCACCCCCGACTCCCGCCTCACCCTCGGCAACTTCATGCGCGCGCAGCTCTACGGCGTGTTCGGCACGCTCGCGCTCGGCATGCGCGTGCTGGCCGGCGAGGGCGTCGTGATCGACGAGATGTTCGCGCACGGCGGCATGTTCCGCACGGCCGGAGTCGCCCAGCGCTTCCTCGCCGGAGCGCTCGACGCCCCCGTCTCGGTCGCCGCGACCGCCTCCGAGGGCGGCCCCTGGGGCATGGCCGTGCTCGCCGCGTTCCGCCTCCAGGAGGGGACCACCCTCGACTCCTACCTGACCGAGCAGGTCTTCGGCGACGCCGGCTTCGAGACGGTGGCGCCCGACAGCGCCGACGTCGCCGGCTTCACCGCCTACCTCGAGCGCTACCGCGCCGGCCTCGCCGTCGAGCAGACGGCCGTCGACACCCTCACCACGCAAGGAGACACCGCATGA